A window of Ranitomeya variabilis isolate aRanVar5 chromosome 2, aRanVar5.hap1, whole genome shotgun sequence contains these coding sequences:
- the LOC143804069 gene encoding taste receptor type 2 member 3-like, with amino-acid sequence MTPEYFEIIAGLFLIAIICIFVALGIFVNMFIVIINLNFWQKSQPLQDIDMIITSLATARVILLFLDVLFIIDNLHDQSGSTMTMFPEYTITLTLSVEFCSLWWGSLLCVFYCVKITNYSNRFFIRLKVNISKMVPWMLLLSVVPSLLSSLPFTWFLSSFQSFNGTDNPTEVIKSNWINYFMICFAGTIMPFLIFCFFVGLLIVSLLRHTRNLSSRDLFQFPLTVLMLTRPCNIISSIDPVNTRGVKDAAKG; translated from the exons ATGACCCCGGAATATTTTGAAATTATTGCTGGATTATTCTTAATTGCCATTATTTGCATTTTTGTTGCCTTGGGAATTTTTGTAAATATGTTCATTGTTATAATAAACCTAAATTTTTGGCAGAAATCTCAACctcttcaggacattgatatgatcATCACCAGCTTGGCCACGGCAAGGGTTATACTTCTATTTTTGGATGTTCTGTTTATTATCGACAACCTGCATGATCAATCAGGGTCCACCATGACCATGTTCCCTGAGTATACGATCACTCTGACTCTATCTGTAGAGTTCTGTAGTCTGTGGTGGGGCTCACTGCTTTGTGTCTTCTACTGTGTGAAGATCACAAATTACAGCAACAGATTCTTCATTAGACTCAAGGTAAACATCTCCAAGATGGTTCCCTGGATGCTTCTCCTCTCTGTGGTTCCATCTCTGTTGTCCAGCTTGCCTTTTACGTGGTTTCTATCTTCTTTTCAGTCTTTTAATGGCACAGACAATCCAACTGAGGTCATCAAGTCAAACTGGATTAATTACTTTATGATCTGCTTTGCAGGGACTATTATGCCATTTCTCATATTCTGCTTTTTCGTTGGACTTTTGATTGTGTCACTCCTTAGACACACCAGAAACCTGAGCAGTAGAG ACTTATTCCAGTTTCCTTTAACAGTTCTTATGCTTACTAGACCTTGCAACATCATATCATCTATTGACCCAGTCAACACCAGAGGTGTGAAAGATGCAGCTAAAGGCTGA